A part of Loxodonta africana isolate mLoxAfr1 chromosome 11, mLoxAfr1.hap2, whole genome shotgun sequence genomic DNA contains:
- the LSR gene encoding lipolysis-stimulated lipoprotein receptor isoform X4, whose product MALVARGLSRRLGSHPASSGRGALVWLFLSTWCIAPASAIQVTVSDPYHVVILFQPVTLPCTYQVASTLSVPIVIWKYKSFCRDRIADAFSPASVDNQINSQMATLNSGYNPYVTCDDSVRTVRVVATKQGNAVTLGDYYQGRRITITGNADLTFDQTAWGDGGVYYCSVVSAQDLGGNNEAYAELIVLGRTSGVAELLPDFQAGPLEDWLFVVVVCLAGLLFFLLLAICWCQCCPHTCCCYVRCPCCPDKCCCPKALYVAGKAATSGAPSIYSPDTYAYFSATKTPPPPAMIPMAPVYNGYPGDFDRNSSVGGHSSQVPLLRDTDSSVTSEVRSGYRIQANQQDDSMRVLYYMEKELANFDPSRHGPPNGRVERALSEITSLHEDDSRSQPFRGPAFTPVRDKEWGRRSPRSPRRWEQEPLAEQPGGGWGVRRPRAHSVDALDDRTRPGSPESERSPPSSGRRGRASAVPRSRSRDDLYYQDDSRDFPHAWGPHYAEFRSGGRPQADSGAPHARSRDPPEDGRRSGSPHYDRRQLEEALRRKGAGERRRACREDEDEAYCGSEPPPYTPYSETESQASRERRLRRNLAPSRESLVV is encoded by the exons ATGGCGCTGGTGGCCCGCGGCCTCTCCCGGAGGCTGGGCTCACACCCGGCCTCCTCGGGCCGGGGGGCACTCGTCTGGCTGTTTCTCAGCACCTGGTGTATAG CTCCTGCCAGCGCCATCCAGGTGACCGTGTCGGACCCCTACCATGTGGTGATCCTGTTCCAGCCTGTGACCCTGCCCTGCACCTATCAGGTGGCCTCCACCCTCTCAGTACCCATCGTGATCTGGAAGTATAAGTCTTTCTGCCGGGACCGCATCGCTGATGCCTTCTCCCCGGCCAGCGTGGACAACCAGATCAACAGCCAGATGGCAACTCTCAACTCGGGCTACAACCCGTACGTGACGTGTGACGACAGCGTGCGTACCGTCAGGGTCGTGGCCACCAAGCAGGGCAATGCTGTGACCCTGGGTGACTACTACCAGGGCCGGAGAATCACCATCACAGGAA ATGCTGACCTGACGTTTGACCAGACGGCTTGGGGAGACGGTGGCGTATATTACTGCTCTGTGGTCTCGGCCCAGGACCTTGGGGGGAACAACGAGGCCTACGCAGAGCTCATCGTTCTGG GCAGGACCTCAGGGGTGGCTGAGCTCTTACCTGATTTTCAGGCGGGGCCCTTGGAAG ACTGGCTGTTCGTGGTTGTGGTCTGCCTGGCCGGcctgctcttcttcctcctcctggcCATCTGCTGGTGCCAGTGCTGCCCCCACACCTGCTGCTGCTATGTCAGGTGCCCCTGCTGCCCGGACAAGTGCTGCTGCCCCAAGGCCC TGTATGTTGCTGGCAAAGCGGCCACCTCAGGAGCCCCCAGCATCTACAGCCCTGACACCTATGCCTACTTCTCCGCTACCAAGACCCCGCCACCACCAGCCATGATTCCCATGGCCCCTGTCTACAACGGTTACCCTGGAGATTTTGACAGGAACAGCTCAG TCGGTGGCCACAGCTCCCAGGTGCCCCTGCTTCGTGACACGGACAGCAGTGTGACCTCCG AGGTGCGAAGCGGCTACCGGATTCAGGCCAATCAGCAGGATGACTCCATGCGGGTCCTGTATTACATGGAGAAAGAGTTGGCCAACTTTGACCCTTCACGACATGGTCCGCCCAATGGCCGTGTGGAGCGGG CCTTGAGTGAAATCACCTCCCTCCACGAGGACGACTCGCGATCCCAGCCTTTCAGGGGCCCTGCTTTCACCCCCGTCCGGGATAAGGAATGGGGCCGACGCTCCCCCCGGAGCCCCAGGAGGTGGGAGCAGGAGCCCCTGGCAGAGCAGCCAGGGGGAGGCTGGGGGGTTCGGCGGCCCCGAGCCCACTCTGTGGATGCTCTGGATGATCGGACGCGGCCGGGCTCCCCTGAATCGGAGAGGTCTCCCCCAAGTAGCGGGAGGAGAGGCCGGGCCTCTGCAGTCCCGAGAAGCCGCAGCCGCGATGACCTCTACTATCAAGATGACTCGAGGGACTTCCCACACGCCTGGGGTCCTCACTATGCTGAGTTCAGGTCTGGGGGCCGCCCGCAGGCTGACTCCGGGGCCCCCCACGCCCGTTCCCGGGACCCTCCGGAGGACGGCCGCAGGTCCGGGAGTCCCCACTATGACAGGCGGCAGCTGGAGGAGGCCTTGAGGAGGAAGGGGGCTGGAGAGAGGAGGCGAGCCTGCAGGGAGGACGAGGATGAGGCCTACTGCGGGTCAGAGCCTCCACCCTACACGCCCTACTCGGAGACCGAGTCGCAGGCGTCGCGGGAGCGGAGGCTGAGAAGG AACTTGGCCCCGAGTCGAGAAAGTTTAGTCGTCTGA
- the LSR gene encoding lipolysis-stimulated lipoprotein receptor isoform X3, whose amino-acid sequence MALVARGLSRRLGSHPASSGRGALVWLFLSTWCIAPASAIQVTVSDPYHVVILFQPVTLPCTYQVASTLSVPIVIWKYKSFCRDRIADAFSPASVDNQINSQMATLNSGYNPYVTCDDSVRTVRVVATKQGNAVTLGDYYQGRRITITGNADLTFDQTAWGDGGVYYCSVVSAQDLGGNNEAYAELIVLVYVAGKAATSGAPSIYSPDTYAYFSATKTPPPPAMIPMAPVYNGYPGDFDRNSSVGGHSSQVPLLRDTDSSVTSEVRSGYRIQANQQDDSMRVLYYMEKELANFDPSRHGPPNGRVERALSEITSLHEDDSRSQPFRGPAFTPVRDKEWGRRSPRSPRRWEQEPLAEQPGGGWGVRRPRAHSVDALDDRTRPGSPESERSPPSSGRRGRASAVPRSRSRDDLYYQDDSRDFPHAWGPHYAEFRSGGRPQADSGAPHARSRDPPEDGRRSGSPHYDRRQLEEALRRKGAGERRRACREDEDEAYCGSEPPPYTPYSETESQASRERRLRRNLAPSRESLVV is encoded by the exons ATGGCGCTGGTGGCCCGCGGCCTCTCCCGGAGGCTGGGCTCACACCCGGCCTCCTCGGGCCGGGGGGCACTCGTCTGGCTGTTTCTCAGCACCTGGTGTATAG CTCCTGCCAGCGCCATCCAGGTGACCGTGTCGGACCCCTACCATGTGGTGATCCTGTTCCAGCCTGTGACCCTGCCCTGCACCTATCAGGTGGCCTCCACCCTCTCAGTACCCATCGTGATCTGGAAGTATAAGTCTTTCTGCCGGGACCGCATCGCTGATGCCTTCTCCCCGGCCAGCGTGGACAACCAGATCAACAGCCAGATGGCAACTCTCAACTCGGGCTACAACCCGTACGTGACGTGTGACGACAGCGTGCGTACCGTCAGGGTCGTGGCCACCAAGCAGGGCAATGCTGTGACCCTGGGTGACTACTACCAGGGCCGGAGAATCACCATCACAGGAA ATGCTGACCTGACGTTTGACCAGACGGCTTGGGGAGACGGTGGCGTATATTACTGCTCTGTGGTCTCGGCCCAGGACCTTGGGGGGAACAACGAGGCCTACGCAGAGCTCATCGTTCTGG TGTATGTTGCTGGCAAAGCGGCCACCTCAGGAGCCCCCAGCATCTACAGCCCTGACACCTATGCCTACTTCTCCGCTACCAAGACCCCGCCACCACCAGCCATGATTCCCATGGCCCCTGTCTACAACGGTTACCCTGGAGATTTTGACAGGAACAGCTCAG TCGGTGGCCACAGCTCCCAGGTGCCCCTGCTTCGTGACACGGACAGCAGTGTGACCTCCG AGGTGCGAAGCGGCTACCGGATTCAGGCCAATCAGCAGGATGACTCCATGCGGGTCCTGTATTACATGGAGAAAGAGTTGGCCAACTTTGACCCTTCACGACATGGTCCGCCCAATGGCCGTGTGGAGCGGG CCTTGAGTGAAATCACCTCCCTCCACGAGGACGACTCGCGATCCCAGCCTTTCAGGGGCCCTGCTTTCACCCCCGTCCGGGATAAGGAATGGGGCCGACGCTCCCCCCGGAGCCCCAGGAGGTGGGAGCAGGAGCCCCTGGCAGAGCAGCCAGGGGGAGGCTGGGGGGTTCGGCGGCCCCGAGCCCACTCTGTGGATGCTCTGGATGATCGGACGCGGCCGGGCTCCCCTGAATCGGAGAGGTCTCCCCCAAGTAGCGGGAGGAGAGGCCGGGCCTCTGCAGTCCCGAGAAGCCGCAGCCGCGATGACCTCTACTATCAAGATGACTCGAGGGACTTCCCACACGCCTGGGGTCCTCACTATGCTGAGTTCAGGTCTGGGGGCCGCCCGCAGGCTGACTCCGGGGCCCCCCACGCCCGTTCCCGGGACCCTCCGGAGGACGGCCGCAGGTCCGGGAGTCCCCACTATGACAGGCGGCAGCTGGAGGAGGCCTTGAGGAGGAAGGGGGCTGGAGAGAGGAGGCGAGCCTGCAGGGAGGACGAGGATGAGGCCTACTGCGGGTCAGAGCCTCCACCCTACACGCCCTACTCGGAGACCGAGTCGCAGGCGTCGCGGGAGCGGAGGCTGAGAAGG AACTTGGCCCCGAGTCGAGAAAGTTTAGTCGTCTGA
- the LSR gene encoding lipolysis-stimulated lipoprotein receptor isoform X2, with product MGRRHERAGSDASKNEKSRNSSQASAPASAIQVTVSDPYHVVILFQPVTLPCTYQVASTLSVPIVIWKYKSFCRDRIADAFSPASVDNQINSQMATLNSGYNPYVTCDDSVRTVRVVATKQGNAVTLGDYYQGRRITITGNADLTFDQTAWGDGGVYYCSVVSAQDLGGNNEAYAELIVLDWLFVVVVCLAGLLFFLLLAICWCQCCPHTCCCYVRCPCCPDKCCCPKALYVAGKAATSGAPSIYSPDTYAYFSATKTPPPPAMIPMAPVYNGYPGDFDRNSSVGGHSSQVPLLRDTDSSVTSEVRSGYRIQANQQDDSMRVLYYMEKELANFDPSRHGPPNGRVERALSEITSLHEDDSRSQPFRGPAFTPVRDKEWGRRSPRSPRRWEQEPLAEQPGGGWGVRRPRAHSVDALDDRTRPGSPESERSPPSSGRRGRASAVPRSRSRDDLYYQDDSRDFPHAWGPHYAEFRSGGRPQADSGAPHARSRDPPEDGRRSGSPHYDRRQLEEALRRKGAGERRRACREDEDEAYCGSEPPPYTPYSETESQASRERRLRRNLAPSRESLVV from the exons ATGGGGAGACGGCACGAGAGGGCTGGATCAGACGCTTCCAAGAATGAGAAATCAAGAAACAGCTCCCAGGCCTCGG CTCCTGCCAGCGCCATCCAGGTGACCGTGTCGGACCCCTACCATGTGGTGATCCTGTTCCAGCCTGTGACCCTGCCCTGCACCTATCAGGTGGCCTCCACCCTCTCAGTACCCATCGTGATCTGGAAGTATAAGTCTTTCTGCCGGGACCGCATCGCTGATGCCTTCTCCCCGGCCAGCGTGGACAACCAGATCAACAGCCAGATGGCAACTCTCAACTCGGGCTACAACCCGTACGTGACGTGTGACGACAGCGTGCGTACCGTCAGGGTCGTGGCCACCAAGCAGGGCAATGCTGTGACCCTGGGTGACTACTACCAGGGCCGGAGAATCACCATCACAGGAA ATGCTGACCTGACGTTTGACCAGACGGCTTGGGGAGACGGTGGCGTATATTACTGCTCTGTGGTCTCGGCCCAGGACCTTGGGGGGAACAACGAGGCCTACGCAGAGCTCATCGTTCTGG ACTGGCTGTTCGTGGTTGTGGTCTGCCTGGCCGGcctgctcttcttcctcctcctggcCATCTGCTGGTGCCAGTGCTGCCCCCACACCTGCTGCTGCTATGTCAGGTGCCCCTGCTGCCCGGACAAGTGCTGCTGCCCCAAGGCCC TGTATGTTGCTGGCAAAGCGGCCACCTCAGGAGCCCCCAGCATCTACAGCCCTGACACCTATGCCTACTTCTCCGCTACCAAGACCCCGCCACCACCAGCCATGATTCCCATGGCCCCTGTCTACAACGGTTACCCTGGAGATTTTGACAGGAACAGCTCAG TCGGTGGCCACAGCTCCCAGGTGCCCCTGCTTCGTGACACGGACAGCAGTGTGACCTCCG AGGTGCGAAGCGGCTACCGGATTCAGGCCAATCAGCAGGATGACTCCATGCGGGTCCTGTATTACATGGAGAAAGAGTTGGCCAACTTTGACCCTTCACGACATGGTCCGCCCAATGGCCGTGTGGAGCGGG CCTTGAGTGAAATCACCTCCCTCCACGAGGACGACTCGCGATCCCAGCCTTTCAGGGGCCCTGCTTTCACCCCCGTCCGGGATAAGGAATGGGGCCGACGCTCCCCCCGGAGCCCCAGGAGGTGGGAGCAGGAGCCCCTGGCAGAGCAGCCAGGGGGAGGCTGGGGGGTTCGGCGGCCCCGAGCCCACTCTGTGGATGCTCTGGATGATCGGACGCGGCCGGGCTCCCCTGAATCGGAGAGGTCTCCCCCAAGTAGCGGGAGGAGAGGCCGGGCCTCTGCAGTCCCGAGAAGCCGCAGCCGCGATGACCTCTACTATCAAGATGACTCGAGGGACTTCCCACACGCCTGGGGTCCTCACTATGCTGAGTTCAGGTCTGGGGGCCGCCCGCAGGCTGACTCCGGGGCCCCCCACGCCCGTTCCCGGGACCCTCCGGAGGACGGCCGCAGGTCCGGGAGTCCCCACTATGACAGGCGGCAGCTGGAGGAGGCCTTGAGGAGGAAGGGGGCTGGAGAGAGGAGGCGAGCCTGCAGGGAGGACGAGGATGAGGCCTACTGCGGGTCAGAGCCTCCACCCTACACGCCCTACTCGGAGACCGAGTCGCAGGCGTCGCGGGAGCGGAGGCTGAGAAGG AACTTGGCCCCGAGTCGAGAAAGTTTAGTCGTCTGA
- the LSR gene encoding lipolysis-stimulated lipoprotein receptor isoform X1, whose product MALVARGLSRRLGSHPASSGRGALVWLFLSTWCIAPASAIQVTVSDPYHVVILFQPVTLPCTYQVASTLSVPIVIWKYKSFCRDRIADAFSPASVDNQINSQMATLNSGYNPYVTCDDSVRTVRVVATKQGNAVTLGDYYQGRRITITGNADLTFDQTAWGDGGVYYCSVVSAQDLGGNNEAYAELIVLDWLFVVVVCLAGLLFFLLLAICWCQCCPHTCCCYVRCPCCPDKCCCPKALYVAGKAATSGAPSIYSPDTYAYFSATKTPPPPAMIPMAPVYNGYPGDFDRNSSVGGHSSQVPLLRDTDSSVTSEVRSGYRIQANQQDDSMRVLYYMEKELANFDPSRHGPPNGRVERALSEITSLHEDDSRSQPFRGPAFTPVRDKEWGRRSPRSPRRWEQEPLAEQPGGGWGVRRPRAHSVDALDDRTRPGSPESERSPPSSGRRGRASAVPRSRSRDDLYYQDDSRDFPHAWGPHYAEFRSGGRPQADSGAPHARSRDPPEDGRRSGSPHYDRRQLEEALRRKGAGERRRACREDEDEAYCGSEPPPYTPYSETESQASRERRLRRNLAPSRESLVV is encoded by the exons ATGGCGCTGGTGGCCCGCGGCCTCTCCCGGAGGCTGGGCTCACACCCGGCCTCCTCGGGCCGGGGGGCACTCGTCTGGCTGTTTCTCAGCACCTGGTGTATAG CTCCTGCCAGCGCCATCCAGGTGACCGTGTCGGACCCCTACCATGTGGTGATCCTGTTCCAGCCTGTGACCCTGCCCTGCACCTATCAGGTGGCCTCCACCCTCTCAGTACCCATCGTGATCTGGAAGTATAAGTCTTTCTGCCGGGACCGCATCGCTGATGCCTTCTCCCCGGCCAGCGTGGACAACCAGATCAACAGCCAGATGGCAACTCTCAACTCGGGCTACAACCCGTACGTGACGTGTGACGACAGCGTGCGTACCGTCAGGGTCGTGGCCACCAAGCAGGGCAATGCTGTGACCCTGGGTGACTACTACCAGGGCCGGAGAATCACCATCACAGGAA ATGCTGACCTGACGTTTGACCAGACGGCTTGGGGAGACGGTGGCGTATATTACTGCTCTGTGGTCTCGGCCCAGGACCTTGGGGGGAACAACGAGGCCTACGCAGAGCTCATCGTTCTGG ACTGGCTGTTCGTGGTTGTGGTCTGCCTGGCCGGcctgctcttcttcctcctcctggcCATCTGCTGGTGCCAGTGCTGCCCCCACACCTGCTGCTGCTATGTCAGGTGCCCCTGCTGCCCGGACAAGTGCTGCTGCCCCAAGGCCC TGTATGTTGCTGGCAAAGCGGCCACCTCAGGAGCCCCCAGCATCTACAGCCCTGACACCTATGCCTACTTCTCCGCTACCAAGACCCCGCCACCACCAGCCATGATTCCCATGGCCCCTGTCTACAACGGTTACCCTGGAGATTTTGACAGGAACAGCTCAG TCGGTGGCCACAGCTCCCAGGTGCCCCTGCTTCGTGACACGGACAGCAGTGTGACCTCCG AGGTGCGAAGCGGCTACCGGATTCAGGCCAATCAGCAGGATGACTCCATGCGGGTCCTGTATTACATGGAGAAAGAGTTGGCCAACTTTGACCCTTCACGACATGGTCCGCCCAATGGCCGTGTGGAGCGGG CCTTGAGTGAAATCACCTCCCTCCACGAGGACGACTCGCGATCCCAGCCTTTCAGGGGCCCTGCTTTCACCCCCGTCCGGGATAAGGAATGGGGCCGACGCTCCCCCCGGAGCCCCAGGAGGTGGGAGCAGGAGCCCCTGGCAGAGCAGCCAGGGGGAGGCTGGGGGGTTCGGCGGCCCCGAGCCCACTCTGTGGATGCTCTGGATGATCGGACGCGGCCGGGCTCCCCTGAATCGGAGAGGTCTCCCCCAAGTAGCGGGAGGAGAGGCCGGGCCTCTGCAGTCCCGAGAAGCCGCAGCCGCGATGACCTCTACTATCAAGATGACTCGAGGGACTTCCCACACGCCTGGGGTCCTCACTATGCTGAGTTCAGGTCTGGGGGCCGCCCGCAGGCTGACTCCGGGGCCCCCCACGCCCGTTCCCGGGACCCTCCGGAGGACGGCCGCAGGTCCGGGAGTCCCCACTATGACAGGCGGCAGCTGGAGGAGGCCTTGAGGAGGAAGGGGGCTGGAGAGAGGAGGCGAGCCTGCAGGGAGGACGAGGATGAGGCCTACTGCGGGTCAGAGCCTCCACCCTACACGCCCTACTCGGAGACCGAGTCGCAGGCGTCGCGGGAGCGGAGGCTGAGAAGG AACTTGGCCCCGAGTCGAGAAAGTTTAGTCGTCTGA